Part of the Brassica oleracea var. oleracea cultivar TO1000 chromosome C8, BOL, whole genome shotgun sequence genome is shown below.
GTTTCTTGTCATTCCTCTCTCTCCAAATCATGTAAATTGTAACTTGGAATACTAGGCGCAGAAGAACATAGGCAAGACGATCAAAGTTGTGTGTAGCAAGAAGATGAAGCGTGGTTTCTCAGTCTGGATCAGGGGGCCGACCCATTAGTGTTCCTACTACCTCTAGCCAAAGCGTGTAAGTGTAGGGGCAGGCGAAGAAAAGGTGATCCCGCGACTCGTTTGGTTCACCGCAGAACAGACATCCTTGAGTGAGGCCCCAAGCACGCATGCGATCCCCCGTAGACAATTTATTCCTTATAGCAAGCCAAGTAATGAATCCAAAACGAGGTACTCCTAAGGAAAACCATATCACTTTGCTCCATGCCGTAGTAGGACTGTGCGTACGTATCTGCTGCCATGTATCAGCAGTAGAGAAAATCTTACGAAACTCGTTTGGTCCTCTCTTCCATAGAGCAATATCAGGACCAGTACGATCATCAACAAGCGTGTGGCTTTCGACTGCTAGAATCATATCGCTCATTTGCCTATCTCGGCATCGACGAAAAACCCAATGACCAGCATTC
Proteins encoded:
- the LOC106309169 gene encoding uncharacterized protein LOC106309169, which gives rise to MARPRGEIETQKLGIARNALVCEVWNAGHWVFRRCRDRQMSDMILAVESHTLVDDRTGPDIALWKRGPNEFRKIFSTADTWQQIRTHSPTTAWSKVIWFSLGVPRFGFITWLAIRNKLSTGDRMRAWGLTQGCLFCGEPNESRDHLFFACPYTYTLWLEVVGTLMGRPPDPD